One Jannaschia sp. GRR-S6-38 genomic window carries:
- a CDS encoding helix-turn-helix domain-containing protein translates to MAGLPHLSGEQLRAARCLAGLTVRELAHLSGLAPVIIKGFEATSGRLHDRSGALAALRDALEGEGILFIHESDRTGVAMRRA, encoded by the coding sequence TTGGCGGGCCTGCCGCACCTGTCGGGCGAGCAGCTTCGCGCCGCGCGCTGCCTAGCCGGTCTCACGGTGCGCGAGCTGGCCCATCTGAGCGGTCTGGCCCCCGTGATCATCAAGGGCTTCGAAGCCACCTCCGGCCGTTTGCACGACCGCAGCGGCGCGCTGGCCGCGCTGCGCGACGCGCTCGAAGGCGAGGGCATCCTCTTCATCCACGAATCCGACCGCACCGGCGTCGCGATGCGCCGCGCCTGA
- a CDS encoding MerR family transcriptional regulator has translation MPKPPEKADGAFRTIREVADWLVVPTHVLRFWESKFPQIAPVKGPGGRRYYRPEDMRLLGGIKVMLHDQGMTIRAVGQKIDDDGVEPVMAFSPELETPGQPAQRTRRVIRNGEDDGARVLPFERRKRGDAAPADASDAAQPDTPQTPREAPAPVVDDPAPQPADGPPEPLLPDREMPDVALTPEAPSEPVSPGPPTDAPAPRAPSDLTPPATPSELPVEPENARGQPVDPPSRDAPAEPPSLELPPFEHAALPASLAALRLARAARGVDPAEQRRLRRFTRKLRGLIEEIAEELERG, from the coding sequence TTGCCCAAGCCGCCCGAAAAGGCCGACGGCGCGTTCCGCACAATCCGCGAGGTGGCGGATTGGTTGGTCGTGCCGACCCATGTCCTGCGCTTCTGGGAGTCGAAATTCCCCCAGATCGCGCCGGTCAAGGGGCCCGGCGGGCGGCGCTATTACCGGCCCGAGGACATGCGCCTGCTGGGCGGCATCAAGGTGATGCTGCACGACCAGGGCATGACGATCCGCGCCGTGGGGCAGAAGATCGACGATGACGGGGTCGAGCCCGTCATGGCCTTCTCGCCCGAGTTGGAGACGCCCGGCCAGCCCGCGCAGCGCACCCGCCGGGTGATCCGCAACGGCGAGGATGACGGCGCGCGTGTGCTGCCCTTCGAGCGGCGCAAGCGCGGCGACGCGGCGCCCGCCGACGCGTCGGATGCCGCGCAGCCCGACACGCCCCAGACCCCGCGCGAGGCGCCGGCGCCGGTCGTGGACGACCCCGCGCCGCAGCCTGCGGACGGCCCGCCGGAGCCCCTGCTGCCCGACCGGGAGATGCCCGATGTCGCGCTCACGCCGGAGGCCCCGAGCGAGCCGGTCAGCCCGGGCCCGCCGACCGACGCGCCCGCGCCTCGCGCACCGTCGGACCTGACGCCCCCGGCGACGCCCTCGGAACTGCCCGTCGAGCCGGAGAACGCGCGCGGCCAGCCCGTCGATCCGCCGTCGCGGGACGCGCCCGCCGAGCCGCCCTCGCTGGAGCTTCCGCCCTTCGAGCACGCCGCCCTGCCCGCGAGCCTCGCCGCGCTGCGATTGGCGCGGGCCGCGCGGGGCGTGGACCCTGCCGAGCAGCGCCGCCTACGCCGCTTCACGCGCAAGCTGCGCGGCCTGATCGAGGAGATCGCGGAGGAGCTGGAGCGCGGATGA
- the plsX gene encoding phosphate acyltransferase PlsX, with translation MSDDAGAAPPSPKTDASAVLSIDAMGGDLGPEAVIAGLARAVRKNPAIRFLVHGDKPVLDALIAKRRGLSDHCSTRHAEGVVTMDDKPAQVMRRGRDTSMWSAIDAVRSGEATVCVSCGNTGALMAVSMILLRKLPGVNRPAISCLWPSRNKTGFNVMLDVGADIRADSDDLLQYALMGMSYARNGLGLDRPRVGLLNVGTEEHKGRSELRDAHDLIEALADANRFDFVGFVEGGDIPSDRVDVIVTDGFTGNVALKTGEGTARFVRDMLGEAFRAGPLSKVAGLLALGSLKRLGGKIDPRRVNGGVFLGLNGTVVKSHGSADETGVAAAVALAWDLSRTGFSDKLKARLSSVTGQVEAEQ, from the coding sequence ATGTCGGATGATGCCGGCGCGGCCCCCCCGTCCCCCAAGACCGATGCGTCCGCGGTCCTGTCCATCGATGCGATGGGCGGCGACCTGGGACCCGAGGCGGTCATCGCCGGCCTGGCCCGCGCCGTCCGCAAGAACCCGGCCATCCGGTTCCTCGTCCATGGCGACAAGCCCGTCCTCGACGCGCTGATCGCAAAGCGGCGCGGCCTCTCCGATCATTGCAGCACGCGGCACGCCGAGGGCGTCGTCACGATGGACGACAAGCCCGCGCAGGTCATGCGCCGGGGACGCGACACCTCGATGTGGTCGGCGATCGACGCCGTCCGCTCCGGCGAGGCCACGGTCTGCGTGTCCTGCGGCAATACCGGCGCGCTGATGGCGGTCTCGATGATCCTGCTGCGCAAGCTGCCCGGCGTGAACCGCCCGGCCATTTCCTGCCTCTGGCCCTCGCGCAACAAGACCGGCTTCAACGTCATGCTCGACGTGGGCGCCGATATCCGCGCCGATAGCGACGACCTGCTGCAATACGCGCTGATGGGCATGTCCTATGCCCGCAACGGGCTGGGGCTGGACCGGCCGCGCGTCGGGCTGCTGAATGTGGGCACCGAGGAGCACAAGGGGCGCTCCGAACTGCGCGACGCGCATGACCTGATCGAGGCGCTGGCCGATGCCAACCGCTTCGACTTCGTGGGCTTCGTCGAGGGCGGCGACATCCCCTCGGACCGCGTCGACGTGATCGTCACCGACGGCTTCACCGGAAACGTCGCGCTGAAGACCGGCGAGGGCACCGCCCGCTTCGTGCGCGACATGCTGGGCGAAGCCTTCCGCGCGGGCCCGCTATCCAAGGTGGCGGGGCTGCTGGCGCTCGGTTCGCTCAAGCGGCTGGGCGGCAAGATCGACCCGCGCCGCGTCAATGGCGGGGTCTTCCTTGGGCTGAACGGCACCGTCGTTAAATCGCATGGCTCGGCCGACGAGACCGGCGTCGCCGCCGCCGTGGCGCTGGCCTGGGACCTGTCGCGCACCGGCTTCAGCGACAAGCTGAAGGCGCGGCTCTCCTCGGTCACCGGCCAGGTGGAGGCCGAGCAGTGA
- the rpmF gene encoding 50S ribosomal protein L32, translating into MAVPQNKVTRSRRNQRRAHDFLVPGNPAECPNCGELKRPHHVCGACGHYADREVVAADTVELDDDVA; encoded by the coding sequence ATGGCCGTTCCCCAGAACAAGGTCACCCGCTCCCGCCGCAACCAGCGCCGCGCGCATGATTTCCTGGTGCCCGGCAATCCGGCGGAGTGCCCCAATTGCGGTGAGCTCAAGCGCCCGCACCACGTCTGCGGCGCCTGCGGTCACTATGCCGACCGCGAAGTCGTCGCGGCCGACACGGTCGAGCTGGACGACGACGTCGCCTGA
- the ihfA gene encoding integration host factor subunit alpha, protein MANKTVTRMDLSEAVFRDVGLSRNESANLVASVLQHVSDALVAGEQVKISGFGTFSTRDKSARVGRNPKTGEEAPIPPRRVLTFRPSHLMKERVAKGNMLETTG, encoded by the coding sequence ATGGCCAACAAGACAGTGACCCGGATGGACCTAAGCGAGGCGGTGTTCCGCGACGTCGGGCTGAGCCGGAACGAAAGCGCGAACCTCGTGGCGTCGGTGCTGCAGCATGTCTCGGACGCGCTGGTCGCGGGGGAACAGGTGAAGATTTCGGGCTTCGGGACCTTCTCGACGCGCGACAAGTCGGCCCGCGTCGGCCGCAATCCCAAGACGGGCGAGGAAGCGCCCATCCCGCCGCGCCGCGTGCTGACCTTTCGGCCGTCGCACCTGATGAAGGAGCGCGTCGCGAAGGGGAACATGCTCGAGACGACGGGGTAA
- a CDS encoding beta-ketoacyl-ACP synthase III, which yields MTRAVVRGVGHYLPERVVENDWFTTFLDTSDEWIRSRSGIERRHFAAEGQTTSDLATRAAGAALADAGMDASQIDAIVLATSTPDLTFPATATIVQERLGMVRGFAFDVQAVCAGFIYALANANALILAGQAERVLVIGAETFSRIMNWEDRTTCVLFGDGAGALVLEAAQGQGTAADRGILATDLQSDGRHREILKVTGGVSASQSTGHLMMAGKEVFRHAVEKLATSTLDVIAKAGVSITDIDRVVPHQANIRIITRTAQKLDLPMEKIVVTVQDHGNTSAASIPLAMSVAQDRGELSEGDLVVTEAIGGGLAWGAVVLRW from the coding sequence GTGACCCGCGCCGTGGTTCGTGGCGTCGGCCACTACCTCCCCGAGCGCGTGGTCGAGAACGACTGGTTCACCACCTTCCTCGACACCTCCGATGAATGGATCCGTTCGCGCTCGGGCATCGAGCGGCGGCATTTCGCGGCCGAGGGCCAGACCACCTCCGACCTCGCGACCCGCGCGGCCGGAGCCGCGCTGGCCGATGCGGGGATGGACGCGTCGCAGATCGACGCCATCGTGCTCGCCACCTCGACCCCCGACCTGACCTTCCCGGCCACCGCCACCATCGTGCAGGAGCGGCTGGGCATGGTGCGCGGCTTCGCCTTCGACGTGCAGGCGGTCTGCGCGGGCTTCATCTATGCGCTGGCCAATGCCAACGCGCTGATCCTCGCCGGCCAGGCCGAGCGCGTGCTGGTCATCGGGGCCGAGACCTTCAGCCGGATCATGAACTGGGAGGATCGCACGACCTGCGTTCTCTTCGGCGACGGCGCGGGCGCGCTGGTGCTGGAGGCCGCCCAAGGCCAGGGCACGGCGGCCGATCGCGGCATCCTCGCGACGGATCTGCAATCCGACGGCCGCCACCGCGAGATCCTGAAGGTCACCGGTGGCGTCTCGGCCTCGCAGAGCACCGGGCACCTGATGATGGCCGGCAAGGAAGTGTTCCGCCATGCCGTGGAGAAGCTCGCCACCTCGACGCTCGACGTGATCGCGAAGGCCGGCGTCTCGATCACCGATATCGACCGCGTGGTGCCGCACCAGGCCAATATCCGCATCATCACCCGCACCGCGCAGAAGCTGGACCTGCCGATGGAGAAGATCGTCGTCACCGTCCAGGATCACGGCAACACCTCTGCCGCATCGATTCCCCTCGCCATGTCGGTCGCGCAGGACCGCGGCGAGCTTTCCGAGGGTGACCTCGTGGTCACCGAAGCGATCGGCGGTGGCCTGGCCTGGGGCGCGGTCGTGCTGCGCTGGTAG
- a CDS encoding heme-dependent oxidative N-demethylase family protein — MVALETDAGPVALQITQDHLPHTPWADPALARMPGMRPVEGSWIVVDEAYAAQMAERARLMRDRRGAVEAILPAAEAALDELKALALDALPDGFGRESGAIRTPDGRRVDPSGAPFDVLGALLQEDLLILERRGDEHVLTAGLLCFPAHWTLAEKIGRPLRRIHRPVPEYDDGIALRVQRLFDRVPPGRAMWRANVLAHSEAVLHRPKPEDTPREGRETARFVRSERQTVLRLPSSGAVLFAIHTWIVPLEKLTPDQRVGCPLL, encoded by the coding sequence ATGGTCGCGCTCGAAACCGACGCGGGACCCGTCGCATTGCAGATCACGCAGGACCATCTGCCCCACACGCCCTGGGCCGATCCGGCGCTCGCGCGGATGCCGGGCATGCGCCCGGTGGAGGGGTCGTGGATCGTGGTCGACGAGGCCTATGCCGCGCAGATGGCCGAGCGGGCGCGGCTGATGCGCGACCGGCGCGGCGCGGTCGAGGCGATCCTGCCGGCAGCCGAGGCGGCGCTCGACGAATTGAAGGCCCTGGCACTCGACGCCTTGCCCGACGGCTTCGGTCGCGAGAGCGGCGCGATCCGCACCCCAGACGGCCGCCGCGTCGATCCCTCCGGCGCGCCCTTCGACGTGCTGGGTGCACTTTTGCAGGAGGATCTGCTGATCCTCGAAAGGCGCGGCGACGAGCATGTGCTGACCGCCGGGCTCCTCTGCTTCCCCGCCCATTGGACGCTGGCCGAGAAGATCGGCCGTCCGCTGCGCCGGATCCACCGCCCCGTCCCCGAATACGATGACGGCATCGCCCTGCGCGTGCAGCGCCTGTTCGATCGCGTACCGCCCGGACGGGCGATGTGGCGCGCGAACGTGCTGGCGCATTCCGAAGCCGTGCTGCACCGCCCGAAGCCCGAGGACACCCCGCGCGAGGGGCGCGAGACGGCGCGCTTCGTCCGTTCCGAGCGCCAGACGGTCCTGCGCCTTCCGAGCAGCGGTGCCGTTCTCTTCGCCATCCATACCTGGATCGTGCCGCTGGAGAAGCTGACGCCCGATCAGCGCGTCGGCTGCCCGCTGCTCTGA
- a CDS encoding phosphomannomutase/phosphoglucomutase, which yields MKPHATVTPNTWEFLRDPMIAPTGFREYDARWKYPEEINLPGVTALGLGLGTQMQMRGIEPRIAVGNDYRDYSLAIKHALILGLTQAGIHVQDIGPAVSPMAYFAQFHLDAPAVAMVTASHNPNGWTGVKMGFERPLTHGPDEMSELRDIVLEGRGAARDGGKWEFVDGVKEAYLDDLVGDFRMSRKLKVVCATGNGSASAFAPEVLERIGVEVVPSHNRLDYTFPNYNPNPEDMKMLHDMADSVRASGADLALGFDGDGDRCGVVDDEGEEIFADIVGVIMARDLSKIHKGATFVADVKSTGLFASDPVLQANGAKADYWKTGHSHMKRRVHEIGALAGFEKSGHYFLAEPIGRGYDDGQRVAVEICKLLDRNPDKKMSDLRKDLPKVYNTPTLSPHCPDTEKYDTLERIVERLVPMKGQGTLGGQKIVDVVTVNGARVMLENGGWGLVRASSNTPNLVVVCESPTSKDELRAIFEDLDAVIRKEPNVGDYDQTF from the coding sequence ATGAAGCCGCACGCCACCGTCACGCCCAACACTTGGGAATTCCTTCGCGACCCGATGATCGCGCCCACGGGCTTTCGCGAATACGATGCCCGCTGGAAATACCCCGAGGAGATCAACCTGCCGGGCGTCACCGCGCTGGGCCTGGGCCTGGGGACCCAGATGCAGATGCGTGGGATCGAGCCGCGGATCGCGGTCGGCAACGATTACCGGGACTATTCGCTGGCCATCAAGCACGCCCTGATCCTGGGCCTGACGCAGGCCGGCATCCACGTGCAGGATATCGGCCCCGCGGTCAGCCCGATGGCCTATTTCGCGCAGTTCCACCTCGATGCGCCGGCCGTCGCGATGGTCACCGCCAGCCACAATCCGAACGGCTGGACCGGCGTGAAGATGGGCTTCGAGCGCCCGCTGACCCATGGCCCCGACGAGATGTCGGAGCTGCGTGACATCGTCCTCGAAGGCCGCGGCGCGGCGCGCGACGGGGGCAAGTGGGAATTCGTCGACGGCGTCAAGGAGGCATATCTCGACGACCTGGTCGGCGACTTCCGGATGAGCCGCAAGCTCAAGGTTGTCTGCGCCACGGGCAACGGCTCGGCCTCGGCCTTCGCGCCCGAGGTGCTGGAGCGGATCGGCGTCGAGGTCGTGCCCAGCCACAACCGGCTGGACTACACCTTCCCGAACTACAATCCGAACCCCGAAGACATGAAGATGCTGCACGACATGGCCGACAGCGTGCGCGCCTCCGGCGCCGATCTGGCGCTGGGCTTCGACGGCGACGGCGATCGCTGCGGCGTGGTCGATGACGAGGGCGAGGAGATCTTCGCCGATATCGTCGGCGTCATCATGGCCCGCGACCTGTCCAAGATCCACAAGGGCGCGACCTTCGTGGCGGACGTGAAGTCGACCGGCCTCTTCGCCTCGGACCCGGTGCTGCAGGCCAATGGCGCCAAGGCCGATTACTGGAAGACGGGCCACAGCCACATGAAGCGCCGCGTCCACGAGATCGGCGCGCTGGCGGGGTTCGAGAAGTCGGGCCACTACTTCCTGGCCGAGCCGATCGGCCGCGGCTACGACGACGGCCAGCGCGTGGCGGTCGAGATCTGCAAGCTGCTGGACCGCAACCCCGACAAGAAGATGAGCGATCTGCGCAAGGACCTGCCAAAGGTCTACAACACGCCGACCCTGTCGCCGCACTGCCCCGATACCGAGAAATACGACACGCTGGAGCGCATCGTGGAGCGTCTCGTGCCGATGAAGGGGCAGGGGACGCTGGGCGGCCAGAAGATCGTCGACGTCGTCACCGTCAACGGCGCCCGGGTGATGCTGGAAAACGGCGGCTGGGGTCTCGTGCGCGCCTCGTCGAACACGCCGAACCTCGTGGTGGTCTGCGAAAGCCCGACGTCGAAGGACGAACTCCGCGCGATCTTCGAGGATCTCGACGCCGTCATCCGGAAGGAGCCCAACGTCGGCGACTACGACCAGACCTTCTGA
- the dddP gene encoding dimethylsulfonioproprionate lyase DddP, with translation MKDHGAHPRKIDPTQGALLGDGTTNLADRVEIGPTPLAFAEWRAAGLALPDLARMRAYRLDRLRDAIAARDYGGLLLFDPLNIRYATDSTNMQLWNAHNPFRAVLVCADGYMVIWDYRPAMFLTEHLPLVAEVRTGADLFYFDRGDGLADAARAFAGEVAALLAAHGGSRRIGCDKPMIHALRALEAAGLEVMPGEEATEKARAVKGPDEIAAMRCAIHACEAAMAEMEDFARDAVPRGSVTEADIWAVLHAANIRRGGEWIETRLLTSGPRTNPWFQECGPREVSEGEILAFDTDLIGPYGICADLSRTWWLGDGPARPDMIDAMRHALDHIRENAAMLRPGVSLRDLTFGAHVLRPEFQRQKYGCLIHGVGLCDEWPLIVYPDHHVPGAFDAYVLEPGMTLCVEALVSPEGGDFSIKLEDQVLITEDGVENLTRYPFDPRLTG, from the coding sequence ATGAAGGACCATGGCGCCCATCCGCGCAAGATCGACCCGACGCAAGGCGCGTTGCTGGGCGACGGCACGACCAACCTGGCCGACCGCGTCGAGATCGGGCCGACGCCGCTCGCCTTCGCGGAATGGCGCGCGGCGGGGCTGGCCCTGCCCGACTTGGCGCGGATGCGGGCCTACCGGCTGGACCGGCTGCGGGACGCCATCGCGGCGCGCGACTATGGGGGGCTGCTGCTCTTCGATCCGCTCAATATCCGCTACGCGACCGACTCGACCAACATGCAGCTCTGGAACGCGCATAACCCGTTCCGCGCGGTACTGGTTTGCGCCGACGGGTACATGGTCATCTGGGACTATCGCCCGGCCATGTTCCTGACCGAGCATCTGCCCCTTGTGGCCGAGGTCCGGACCGGCGCGGACCTGTTCTATTTCGACCGCGGCGACGGGTTGGCGGACGCGGCGCGGGCCTTCGCGGGCGAGGTCGCGGCGCTGCTGGCCGCGCATGGCGGCAGCCGGCGGATCGGCTGCGACAAGCCGATGATCCACGCCTTGCGCGCGCTGGAGGCCGCGGGCCTGGAGGTGATGCCCGGCGAGGAAGCGACCGAGAAGGCGCGCGCCGTGAAGGGCCCCGACGAGATCGCCGCGATGCGCTGCGCGATCCATGCCTGCGAGGCCGCCATGGCCGAGATGGAGGATTTCGCGCGCGACGCGGTGCCGCGCGGGAGCGTGACCGAGGCCGATATCTGGGCCGTGCTGCACGCCGCAAATATCCGCCGCGGCGGCGAATGGATCGAGACGCGCCTGCTGACCTCGGGGCCCCGGACCAACCCGTGGTTCCAGGAATGCGGGCCGCGCGAGGTGTCGGAGGGCGAGATCCTCGCCTTCGACACCGACCTGATCGGGCCCTACGGCATCTGCGCCGATCTTAGCCGGACCTGGTGGCTGGGCGACGGCCCCGCCCGGCCCGACATGATCGACGCCATGCGCCACGCGCTGGACCATATCCGCGAGAACGCGGCGATGCTGCGCCCCGGCGTGTCGCTGCGCGACCTGACCTTCGGCGCCCACGTCCTGAGGCCCGAATTCCAGCGCCAGAAATACGGCTGCCTGATCCACGGCGTGGGTCTGTGCGACGAGTGGCCCTTGATCGTCTATCCCGACCACCACGTACCTGGTGCCTTCGACGCCTACGTGCTGGAGCCCGGCATGACGCTCTGCGTGGAGGCTCTCGTCTCGCCCGAGGGCGGCGATTTCTCGATCAAGCTGGAGGATCAGGTGCTGATCACCGAGGACGGGGTCGAGAACCTGACGCGCTACCCGTTCGATCCGCGGCTGACGGGCTAA
- a CDS encoding mechanosensitive ion channel domain-containing protein produces MIRAVFILLALALAGPAAAQDAPAQPSGTISTEQDGRGDVAIEARIEGIIAELDGYSGVGVEVREGIVTFTGEVVDGADIPRLDELAARVDGVVAIENEVVQSTDVGQRLDPVVDRFQSRAAQAVNYLPLVAVALVAGLAVIVLGFALARWDAPWRRLAPNAFIAEIYRTILRLVFVLAGIVVALDIIGATAVLTGLLGAAGIVGLAVGFAVRDTVENFIASVMLSLRQPFRPNDFVDIEGNLGSVIRLTSRATILLDPDGNHVRLSNAFVFKAKIINYTRNAERRFGFSLGIDPNDDLAAAKRIGLQTLAELDFVLADPPPQVWVKEAGDSTITMEFYGWVDQTRTDFMVARGEALRLVMAALTRADIGLPEPTYRLNLVGGGLPVIDLPDGKTRATGIEVAEAAPPEPDTSHPAPAEVAPARIIERMVDSERRAKGDDDLLSDAAPEE; encoded by the coding sequence GTGATCCGCGCCGTCTTCATCCTGCTGGCGCTCGCGCTGGCCGGCCCGGCGGCCGCGCAGGATGCGCCGGCGCAGCCCTCGGGCACGATCTCGACCGAGCAGGACGGGCGCGGCGACGTCGCCATCGAGGCGCGGATCGAGGGGATCATCGCCGAGCTCGACGGCTACTCAGGGGTGGGCGTCGAAGTGCGCGAGGGGATCGTGACCTTCACCGGCGAGGTCGTGGATGGCGCCGACATCCCGCGGCTCGACGAACTGGCCGCCCGCGTCGACGGCGTGGTCGCCATCGAGAACGAGGTCGTCCAGTCCACCGATGTGGGCCAGCGCCTCGATCCCGTCGTGGACCGCTTCCAGTCGCGCGCCGCGCAGGCGGTCAACTACCTGCCGCTCGTCGCCGTCGCGCTGGTCGCGGGGCTCGCGGTCATCGTGCTGGGATTCGCGCTCGCCCGCTGGGACGCGCCCTGGCGGCGCCTCGCGCCCAATGCCTTCATCGCCGAGATCTACCGCACCATCCTGCGCCTCGTCTTCGTGCTGGCAGGCATCGTCGTGGCGCTCGACATCATCGGGGCGACCGCCGTCCTGACCGGCCTTCTTGGCGCGGCCGGGATCGTCGGCCTGGCCGTGGGCTTCGCGGTGCGCGACACGGTCGAGAACTTCATCGCCTCGGTCATGCTGTCGCTCCGCCAGCCGTTCCGGCCCAATGATTTCGTGGATATCGAGGGCAATCTCGGCTCGGTGATCCGGCTGACCAGCCGCGCCACGATCCTGCTGGACCCGGACGGCAACCATGTCCGCCTGTCCAATGCTTTCGTCTTCAAGGCCAAGATCATCAACTACACCCGCAACGCCGAGCGCCGCTTCGGCTTCTCGCTCGGGATCGATCCGAATGACGACCTCGCCGCGGCCAAGCGCATCGGGCTGCAGACGCTGGCGGAGCTCGATTTCGTCCTGGCCGATCCGCCCCCGCAGGTCTGGGTCAAGGAGGCCGGGGACAGCACGATCACCATGGAGTTCTACGGCTGGGTCGACCAGACGCGTACCGATTTCATGGTTGCCCGCGGCGAGGCGCTGCGCCTGGTCATGGCGGCGCTGACCCGCGCCGATATCGGCCTGCCCGAGCCGACTTACCGGCTGAACCTCGTGGGCGGCGGGCTGCCGGTGATCGACCTGCCCGACGGCAAGACCCGCGCCACCGGGATCGAGGTCGCCGAGGCGGCGCCGCCCGAGCCCGACACCTCGCATCCCGCCCCCGCCGAAGTCGCGCCGGCCCGCATCATCGAGCGGATGGTCGACAGCGAACGCCGCGCGAAGGGCGACGACGACCTGCTCTCGGACGCCGCGCCGGAGGAATAG
- a CDS encoding 2'-deoxycytidine 5'-triphosphate deaminase — protein sequence MQFPPGVLASQQIETLIAAGAIATPPLAKDQVQPASLDLRLGEIAYRVRASFLPGAGRSLSDRLPEFEMHRIDLRAGAVLEKGAVYLVPLQEALALPPGLSAVANAKSSTGRLDLLTRTVTDGGSEFDRIPEGYAGPLYAEICPRSFSVLVRPGMRLNQIRFRAGEAVLDDAALAALHAETPLVDGTPVIDDGLGFSVDLSPGPDDLVGWRAKPHTGVIDLDRLGQYPPAEFWEAIRTTERRIILDPGAFYILVSREAVTIPPTHAAEMAPYLAMVGEFRVHYAGFFDPGFGHGTPARGVLEVRCHEAPFVLEDGQIVGRLVYEAMSETPAQLYGQGIASNYQGQGLKLSKHFAAP from the coding sequence ATGCAATTCCCACCCGGCGTCCTCGCCAGCCAGCAGATCGAAACGCTGATCGCCGCCGGCGCGATCGCGACCCCGCCGCTGGCGAAGGACCAGGTGCAGCCCGCCTCGCTGGACCTGCGGCTGGGCGAGATCGCCTACCGCGTCCGCGCCTCCTTCCTGCCGGGCGCAGGCCGCAGCCTGTCGGACCGCCTGCCCGAATTCGAGATGCACCGCATCGACCTGCGCGCGGGGGCCGTGCTCGAGAAGGGCGCGGTCTATCTCGTGCCGCTGCAGGAAGCGCTCGCCCTGCCCCCGGGTCTCTCGGCGGTGGCCAACGCCAAGTCCTCGACCGGCCGGCTGGACCTGCTGACGCGCACCGTGACCGATGGCGGCAGCGAGTTCGACCGCATCCCCGAGGGCTATGCCGGACCGCTCTATGCCGAGATCTGCCCGCGCAGCTTCTCAGTCCTCGTGCGGCCTGGCATGCGGCTCAACCAGATCCGCTTCCGCGCGGGCGAAGCGGTGCTGGACGATGCCGCGCTCGCCGCGCTGCATGCCGAGACTCCGCTGGTCGACGGCACGCCGGTGATCGACGACGGCTTGGGCTTCTCGGTCGACCTGTCGCCCGGCCCGGACGATCTGGTCGGCTGGCGCGCCAAGCCGCATACCGGGGTGATCGATCTCGACCGGTTGGGCCAGTATCCGCCCGCCGAGTTCTGGGAGGCGATCCGCACCACCGAGCGACGCATCATCCTCGACCCCGGCGCGTTCTACATCCTCGTTAGCCGCGAGGCGGTGACGATCCCGCCCACCCATGCCGCCGAGATGGCCCCCTATCTGGCCATGGTGGGCGAGTTCCGCGTGCATTACGCGGGCTTCTTCGACCCGGGCTTCGGCCATGGCACGCCCGCCCGCGGCGTGCTGGAGGTGCGCTGCCACGAGGCGCCCTTCGTGCTGGAGGACGGCCAGATCGTCGGACGGCTGGTCTACGAGGCGATGTCGGAGACACCGGCCCAGCTCTACGGCCAGGGGATCGCGTCGAATTACCAGGGCCAGGGCCTGAAGCTGTCGAAGCATTTCGCCGCGCCCTGA